Proteins co-encoded in one Aquincola tertiaricarbonis genomic window:
- the hprK gene encoding HPr(Ser) kinase/phosphatase, which yields MKPSSISAEALFEEHREALRWEWVAGHAHPERRFDDAAVRDARSAADLVGYLNYIHPYRVQIVGRREVAYLSQSADETLERRISRIVTLEPPVLIVADDQVPPDRLTAMCDRAEIPLFVTAESAGHVIDVVRGYLAQLFAERTTRHGVFMDILGLGVLLTGESGLGKSELGLELISHGHGLVADDAVDLYRVSQTAIEGRCPELLINLLEVRGIGLLDIKAIFGETAVRRKMRLKLIVHLVRKETMEREFERLPYEPMYEEILGVPVRKVIIAVDAGRNLAVLVEAAVRNTILQLRGIDTYQEFIQRHQKAMDNGGEG from the coding sequence GTGAAGCCCTCGTCCATCAGCGCGGAAGCGCTGTTCGAAGAACATCGGGAAGCCCTGCGCTGGGAGTGGGTGGCAGGCCATGCCCACCCCGAGCGCCGCTTCGACGACGCCGCGGTGCGCGACGCCCGCTCGGCCGCCGACCTGGTGGGCTACCTGAACTACATCCACCCCTACCGGGTGCAGATCGTCGGCCGCCGCGAAGTGGCTTACTTGAGCCAGAGCGCCGACGAGACGCTGGAGCGGCGCATCTCGCGCATCGTGACGCTGGAGCCGCCGGTGCTGATCGTGGCTGATGATCAGGTGCCGCCCGACCGGCTGACCGCGATGTGCGATCGCGCCGAGATCCCCCTCTTCGTCACCGCCGAATCGGCCGGCCACGTGATCGACGTGGTGCGTGGCTACCTGGCGCAGCTGTTCGCCGAGCGCACCACCCGCCATGGGGTGTTCATGGACATCCTGGGCCTGGGCGTGCTGCTGACCGGCGAGTCGGGCCTGGGCAAGAGCGAACTGGGCCTGGAGCTGATTTCGCATGGCCACGGCCTGGTGGCCGACGACGCGGTGGATCTTTACCGGGTTTCACAAACGGCCATCGAAGGCCGCTGCCCGGAGCTGCTGATCAACCTGCTGGAAGTGCGCGGCATCGGCCTGCTGGACATCAAGGCCATCTTCGGCGAGACGGCGGTGCGCCGGAAGATGCGGCTCAAGCTCATCGTGCACCTGGTGCGCAAGGAAACGATGGAGCGCGAGTTCGAGCGCCTGCCCTACGAGCCCATGTACGAAGAGATCCTGGGCGTGCCGGTGCGCAAGGTGATCATCGCGGTGGACGCCGGCCGCAACCTGGCGGTGCTGGTGGAAGCCGCGGTGCGCAACACCATCCTGCAGCTGCGCGGCATCGACACGTACCAGGAGTTCATCCAACGCCACCAGAAGGCGATGGACAACGGCGGAGAGGGCTAA